Proteins from one uncultured Fibrobacter sp. genomic window:
- a CDS encoding cadherin repeat domain-containing protein, whose product MKKGFLLFRIMLSSLAVALGVLPAAAQEDEPAVERDTVLMSPLYFVVDDAVVTDENENQRLWNELMKYKLWGTDSVIFNKGDFRIAETSGYTGTALEKVYFRNGKHTLGGPIVSGGDIEISYPGMGAENDTLLKGPVRAGWLVLPNWYSYTNVKYEGTYCFEHQIYFETPSRSDDLLNSAKIANTFIENVHKSGGKVYADWDKDTDGFPGLSGLNLDGSFADCPSDVPTPEKGLSVPKLDLTGITWEPAVDMTIPYEETQFIQVPPITAADLSQSPKHVWFDKYVEDIKVSSHTGKELYVLMPSKTQNANGKTGRLTRVFSRDGFHFDNSANDMKIKVAYVNDEATWNDETNSWDNVDVSKITVVADTDYAGNLLFYTTADVEWKPFKASGGDAGVGADFQGTFMTSGSFKIYDHLSIAGQLIAGEWLWFESEFKGEFHYVPFNSPEIKPDIFLNKEFIENNEKWYDMDFYLTDTARVEVSFDYCFAFFGIDVDTTDGAYSEYKSEKGNFAEPADLGLDDDSYKMPLCKDGETGHVIIKKGSRKPSSQSTAHLKVLEDGLVESDEYMLFRITNLSGAVITGNQFDGDFLIRLIDYDNNAPYFVNPSQKLSVPENETKAVVGTIKAKDNEGDTFKYAITGGTGKSLFNINATSGVVSMKKTVDAFDYEAWMDAGGKVYTITVEVCDIKATSFDEKLCSKNTFKINVTDVNEKPYFTYTDSDKKELRIAENKTVAMDTAKFTDTDRFNTNTLFTNNEVIAIGGDTAVFDVTKDGVVFTKNGVVLDYETKNTYEITLKVRDATTDSKGNLVYPDLYDEMAFTIVVVDVDDGPKFTYDVYNGSIDELIVGEKPVDMDYPILATTTQAGAEITYSLEDPAEMFTIDPVTGVISLAKDSVLDYEVKNTYTVKVIASDATGDPAQKVQSDTADVIIRVNDINELPIIIHTYPDPVVLENMEVGTVVDTVKWNDLDTAIKFRNDIFAAVGGDVTYFEITPDGIILTRQMFDYEMKEFLNKDTTYKLIISLSDKDDPTLVAFDTVTIHIKNVNENPVITTTTVEVKENSKEGTEVDKIKASDVDFDDPDSVLIFTLIEDRSGCFDVAANGVITVKSCKELDYEKNKLLNITVKVEDSNGGSSTKTIQVNIIDIPSPSIEITKAVNTDTTWVKPDTVYTNIRDLDIYCSLNNASEEHCLDTILKPGKNIIVKRICDIAGFEGCAADSVTVFFSDAAPIVKVSANPDENKATNIYTIVEKTDPDDENIYVNRTKNEVYVKVKDPASGRDSSFKVTLNLDTLSIPKSTYDNMASVVKSSIALDINPSEGVTRTPVNGTEVKVSYTKKVYGVPVEVSYMTDNDGEIIKRAVVNDKGKVDSIEVITVSYETVINGKVVTISYEADAVTGAKLVKDPSGKLMTETAASKLKTTPASYSVTYDYKDATGNYVVVTYSVDENGTLVKNAEGDIAYKVSYTYVNKYGNSATQSVSIVLDRTLPKVQILSPEKGEVIRSNFVEVKWTVNGVEQDSLTLQGLEKGQNTIVRFYRDKAGNEAYDSVTVFMKDGKDVDISVEQPVTVVTRDMVEEYYAENKPKDGQTFAVSILNPETGKEVETLIGGTFETTSGSGEEPYPNVEGPSHLGPTLVMDVKVPVVSGVSGLATLDDLISSDGRISSAGVDVDEEAAKEAGLEYQKYTVEEYVANFCEEDVVVGSDYSRVNLYDSELKVQIWVYTTLGNFVGYQSFTQELNNPDYANKVGMLQLFYEMKPDKDGYVRAENEKMLATGAYLYKVDATIKNHLRCSIPPFDGASPKKKGDMTKSNDNLLKGFGYKRPEK is encoded by the coding sequence ATGAAAAAAGGATTTCTTTTGTTTAGAATCATGTTGAGTTCGCTGGCGGTTGCGCTTGGTGTGCTGCCTGCTGCTGCTCAAGAAGATGAACCGGCGGTCGAACGCGACACAGTCTTGATGAGTCCGCTTTATTTCGTAGTGGACGATGCAGTCGTCACTGATGAAAATGAAAACCAGCGCCTCTGGAACGAACTGATGAAGTATAAGCTCTGGGGAACCGATTCTGTAATCTTTAATAAAGGGGATTTTAGAATCGCAGAAACGAGCGGCTATACTGGAACAGCTTTAGAAAAAGTGTATTTCCGTAATGGAAAACATACGCTTGGAGGTCCGATTGTTTCGGGTGGCGATATCGAAATCAGCTATCCGGGAATGGGCGCTGAAAACGACACTTTGTTAAAGGGACCTGTCCGTGCGGGTTGGCTTGTTCTTCCCAATTGGTATAGCTATACCAATGTAAAATACGAAGGCACCTATTGTTTTGAACATCAAATCTATTTTGAAACGCCAAGTCGATCCGACGATCTTTTAAATTCTGCTAAAATAGCAAATACCTTTATTGAAAATGTTCATAAATCAGGTGGTAAAGTCTATGCTGACTGGGATAAGGATACCGATGGCTTTCCTGGTCTGTCTGGGCTGAACCTTGATGGTTCTTTTGCGGATTGTCCCAGTGATGTTCCTACGCCAGAAAAGGGTCTTTCTGTCCCAAAACTCGATTTAACCGGAATTACATGGGAACCCGCCGTTGATATGACGATTCCTTACGAAGAAACGCAATTTATTCAAGTCCCGCCGATTACCGCAGCGGATTTAAGTCAGTCGCCTAAGCATGTGTGGTTTGACAAGTATGTGGAAGATATTAAGGTTTCTAGTCATACGGGTAAGGAACTCTATGTTTTGATGCCCTCGAAAACGCAAAACGCAAATGGCAAAACAGGTCGTTTGACTCGCGTATTCTCTAGAGATGGTTTCCATTTTGATAATTCTGCGAACGATATGAAAATCAAGGTGGCGTATGTTAATGACGAGGCTACATGGAATGATGAAACTAATTCCTGGGACAATGTTGATGTGTCTAAAATAACAGTAGTTGCAGATACTGATTATGCTGGTAATCTTTTGTTCTACACAACGGCTGATGTGGAATGGAAGCCTTTTAAAGCTTCTGGTGGCGATGCCGGTGTTGGTGCGGACTTCCAGGGAACGTTCATGACATCGGGTTCCTTTAAGATTTATGATCACCTTAGCATTGCGGGTCAGCTGATTGCAGGTGAATGGCTGTGGTTCGAATCAGAATTTAAGGGAGAATTCCACTATGTTCCGTTCAATTCTCCTGAAATCAAACCCGATATTTTCTTGAATAAGGAATTTATAGAAAATAATGAGAAGTGGTATGATATGGACTTCTACCTGACGGATACCGCTCGTGTTGAAGTTTCGTTCGATTATTGTTTCGCATTCTTTGGAATCGACGTGGATACGACTGATGGCGCTTATTCCGAATACAAGAGCGAAAAAGGAAATTTTGCAGAACCTGCTGATTTGGGTCTTGATGATGATTCTTATAAAATGCCGCTCTGCAAGGACGGTGAGACTGGTCATGTTATCATCAAGAAGGGTTCTCGTAAACCTTCGTCTCAATCGACTGCTCATTTAAAGGTTCTTGAAGACGGGCTTGTCGAAAGTGATGAGTATATGTTGTTTAGAATTACGAATTTGAGTGGTGCCGTGATTACGGGTAACCAATTTGATGGGGATTTCTTAATTAGGCTTATTGATTATGATAATAACGCCCCTTACTTCGTAAATCCGTCGCAGAAACTCTCTGTTCCTGAAAATGAGACAAAGGCTGTAGTGGGAACAATTAAAGCCAAGGACAACGAAGGGGATACCTTCAAGTACGCCATTACGGGGGGGACGGGTAAATCTCTATTTAATATCAATGCGACTTCGGGCGTTGTTTCAATGAAGAAGACTGTGGACGCGTTTGACTATGAAGCCTGGATGGATGCTGGTGGCAAGGTTTACACAATCACGGTTGAAGTTTGCGATATCAAGGCAACTTCATTTGACGAAAAGCTGTGTTCCAAAAATACATTCAAAATCAATGTGACCGATGTCAATGAAAAACCGTACTTCACCTATACGGATTCCGACAAAAAAGAATTGCGAATTGCCGAGAACAAAACAGTTGCCATGGATACGGCTAAGTTTACCGATACGGATAGGTTCAATACGAACACTCTGTTTACCAATAATGAAGTTATCGCCATTGGTGGAGATACGGCGGTCTTTGACGTAACCAAGGATGGCGTCGTCTTTACAAAGAATGGCGTTGTGCTTGACTACGAAACCAAGAATACTTACGAAATTACGTTGAAGGTTCGTGACGCAACAACGGATTCTAAGGGCAATTTGGTTTATCCGGATCTTTATGACGAAATGGCGTTTACCATTGTTGTTGTTGATGTAGATGACGGTCCCAAGTTCACTTATGATGTTTACAATGGATCGATTGACGAACTTATCGTAGGGGAGAAACCTGTCGATATGGATTATCCTATTCTTGCGACAACAACGCAGGCTGGAGCGGAAATTACTTATAGCTTGGAAGATCCTGCAGAAATGTTCACGATTGACCCGGTTACGGGCGTGATTTCTTTGGCGAAGGATTCTGTCTTAGACTATGAAGTGAAGAACACTTATACAGTGAAGGTGATTGCCTCTGATGCCACTGGCGATCCTGCACAAAAGGTTCAGTCCGATACTGCCGATGTGATCATTCGGGTCAATGACATAAATGAATTGCCCATTATTATTCATACGTATCCGGATCCAGTCGTCCTTGAAAATATGGAGGTTGGAACTGTAGTCGATACGGTTAAGTGGAATGATTTGGATACGGCAATCAAGTTCCGTAACGATATTTTTGCCGCTGTTGGAGGTGATGTCACTTATTTCGAAATTACTCCTGATGGTATTATTCTGACAAGACAAATGTTCGATTATGAAATGAAGGAATTTCTGAATAAGGATACTACTTATAAGTTGATAATCTCTTTGTCGGACAAGGATGATCCTACTTTAGTTGCCTTTGACACTGTGACAATTCACATCAAGAATGTGAATGAAAATCCTGTTATTACGACGACAACAGTGGAGGTTAAGGAAAATTCGAAAGAAGGTACCGAAGTTGATAAAATTAAGGCAAGTGATGTCGATTTCGACGATCCGGATTCCGTGCTGATCTTTACGTTGATTGAAGATCGGAGCGGCTGTTTTGATGTTGCTGCAAATGGCGTGATTACGGTCAAGAGCTGCAAAGAACTCGATTACGAAAAGAATAAGCTATTGAACATTACCGTTAAGGTGGAAGATTCAAATGGCGGAAGTTCTACCAAGACGATTCAAGTGAACATTATTGACATTCCGTCTCCGTCCATCGAAATCACGAAGGCTGTAAATACGGATACCACCTGGGTTAAGCCGGACACCGTTTATACAAATATCCGTGACCTAGACATCTATTGTTCGCTCAACAATGCTTCCGAAGAACACTGCCTTGATACAATTCTGAAACCGGGCAAAAATATCATCGTAAAGCGCATTTGCGATATCGCCGGCTTTGAAGGATGTGCAGCCGATTCGGTCACTGTGTTCTTTAGCGATGCCGCGCCGATTGTGAAGGTGTCTGCAAATCCCGATGAAAACAAGGCTACGAACATTTACACGATTGTCGAAAAGACCGATCCGGATGACGAAAATATCTATGTGAATCGTACCAAAAACGAAGTGTACGTGAAGGTGAAAGACCCTGCAAGCGGAAGAGATTCCTCGTTCAAGGTGACTCTTAACCTCGATACGCTTTCGATTCCGAAATCAACCTACGATAATATGGCATCGGTGGTGAAGTCTAGCATCGCCTTGGATATTAATCCTTCTGAGGGCGTGACGCGTACGCCTGTTAATGGAACCGAAGTTAAGGTGTCCTACACAAAGAAGGTGTACGGTGTGCCGGTGGAAGTAAGCTATATGACCGACAATGACGGTGAAATCATTAAGCGAGCCGTAGTCAACGACAAGGGAAAAGTGGATTCCATTGAAGTGATAACGGTTTCTTATGAAACGGTCATCAACGGTAAGGTGGTAACTATTTCCTACGAAGCTGATGCTGTAACGGGTGCTAAGCTTGTGAAGGATCCTTCGGGCAAGTTGATGACGGAAACGGCAGCAAGCAAGTTGAAGACCACTCCGGCGTCTTACTCTGTAACCTACGATTATAAGGATGCAACGGGCAACTATGTGGTTGTTACGTATTCAGTCGATGAGAACGGCACTTTGGTCAAGAATGCCGAAGGGGATATTGCCTACAAGGTGTCCTATACTTATGTCAACAAGTATGGCAACTCCGCAACGCAGTCGGTGTCTATTGTGCTAGACCGTACCCTTCCGAAGGTGCAAATCCTTTCTCCGGAAAAGGGTGAGGTTATCAGGTCGAACTTTGTTGAAGTGAAGTGGACTGTCAATGGAGTTGAACAGGATTCCTTGACGCTCCAGGGACTTGAAAAGGGACAGAATACGATTGTACGCTTCTATCGCGATAAGGCGGGTAACGAAGCCTATGATTCTGTAACGGTGTTTATGAAGGACGGCAAGGATGTCGACATCTCTGTGGAGCAGCCGGTGACGGTTGTTACAAGGGATATGGTCGAAGAATACTATGCCGAAAACAAGCCTAAGGATGGCCAGACCTTTGCCGTAAGCATCTTGAACCCTGAAACGGGCAAGGAAGTGGAAACCTTGATTGGCGGTACATTTGAAACGACTTCCGGCTCGGGCGAAGAACCTTACCCCAATGTCGAGGGGCCGAGTCACTTGGGACCGACTCTTGTTATGGATGTAAAGGTTCCTGTGGTGAGTGGTGTCAGCGGCCTTGCAACTTTGGATGACTTGATTTCGTCGGATGGCAGAATTTCGTCGGCAGGCGTCGATGTCGATGAAGAAGCTGCAAAGGAAGCCGGACTTGAGTACCAGAAGTACACCGTCGAGGAATATGTCGCGAACTTCTGCGAAGAAGACGTCGTCGTTGGTAGTGACTATAGCCGGGTAAACCTGTACGATTCTGAACTGAAGGTTCAAATCTGGGTCTATACGACATTGGGTAATTTTGTGGGCTATCAGAGCTTTACCCAGGAACTGAACAATCCTGATTATGCCAACAAGGTGGGCATGCTCCAGCTGTTCTATGAAATGAAACCGGATAAGGATGGTTATGTCCGCGCCGAAAACGAGAAGATGCTTGCAACGGGTGCATACCTTTACAAGGTGGATGCCACCATCAAGAATCATCTGCGCTGCTCGATTCCTCCGTTTGATGGTGCGTCACCCAAGAAGAAGGGTGACATGACGAAGTCGAACGATAACCTCCTTAAGGGCTTCGGTTACAAGCGTCCGGAAAAATAA
- the dapF gene encoding diaminopimelate epimerase, which yields MNFSKWTGLGNDFVLLEPGESLDFSNGFEQRVIQLCDRRFGIGADGVVIVTPMDGDGCLVLPQLQGNASPSKAVANGIDFEMRIFNADGSEAAMCGNATRCVAKYIRSRGLAKDGNTKVFNLHTKSGLVKPALLDDGRVCVDMGLPRNFLGSIKLTADSFDFTAETVSMGNPHAVIFVDDIEKIQLEKWGSILEVDKQFPDRCNIEFAQVVTPTQIRMRVWERGCGITMACGTGSCATLVAAQRTGRVGVEADVVLDGGVLHIKHEEGGPVLMTGPAQEVFMGKIEV from the coding sequence ATGAACTTTTCAAAATGGACCGGGTTGGGTAACGATTTCGTTCTCCTGGAACCGGGTGAGTCATTAGATTTCAGCAACGGATTTGAACAGCGTGTCATTCAGCTTTGCGACCGTCGCTTTGGCATTGGTGCCGATGGCGTGGTGATTGTAACGCCGATGGATGGCGACGGCTGTTTGGTTTTGCCTCAACTTCAGGGGAATGCTTCTCCCTCGAAGGCGGTGGCGAATGGAATTGATTTTGAAATGCGCATCTTTAATGCCGATGGTTCCGAGGCGGCTATGTGCGGAAACGCTACACGCTGTGTGGCGAAATACATCCGCAGTCGCGGACTTGCTAAAGATGGCAATACTAAAGTGTTTAATCTGCATACCAAGAGTGGCTTGGTGAAGCCCGCCCTTTTGGATGATGGTCGCGTGTGCGTGGATATGGGACTTCCGAGGAATTTCCTGGGTTCGATCAAGCTCACGGCAGACAGTTTTGACTTTACCGCTGAGACCGTTTCGATGGGAAATCCGCATGCGGTGATTTTTGTGGATGATATCGAAAAGATTCAGCTGGAAAAGTGGGGAAGCATCCTCGAAGTAGATAAGCAGTTCCCCGATCGCTGTAACATTGAATTTGCGCAGGTGGTGACGCCCACCCAAATCCGCATGCGGGTTTGGGAACGAGGCTGTGGCATTACGATGGCTTGTGGTACCGGCAGTTGCGCCACGCTCGTTGCGGCCCAGCGCACGGGCCGCGTGGGCGTCGAAGCAGATGTTGTTCTCGATGGCGGCGTCCTCCACATCAAGCACGAAGAAGGTGGCCCCGTCCTCATGACCGGCCCTGCACAGGAAGTATTTATGGGAAAAATTGAGGTATGA
- a CDS encoding LL-diaminopimelate aminotransferase, protein MNSSIINTNYDLLPGSYLFSTIAQKIKEYQAKKPDADIIRLGIGDVTTPLIPEVIKAMHKAVDEMAEKGTFRGYGPEQGYDFVRESIVRGEYTARGIEMDPDDIFVSDGSKCDVANIQELFTENVKIAIPDPVYPVYLDSNVMAGRAGVLQSDGHFSKVTYLASTAENNFQPDLPKEPVQLIYLCSPNNPTGTVLSRETLQKFVNYANENGALILFDGAYNCYIQDETLPHSIFEIPGARTCAIEFRSFSKTAGFTGVRCAYTVIPHELSKLRAMWNRRQCTKFNGVSYVTQRAAEAIYSPIGWQQTKDVIAGYMKTAKVIRQELSAAGYTVFGGEHAPYIWWKIADGEKSFDFFDRLLATCEVVGTPGSGFGPCGEGYFRLTAFGDYERTCEALKRIRERL, encoded by the coding sequence ATGAATTCATCTATCATCAACACCAATTACGATTTGCTGCCTGGCAGCTACCTTTTCTCTACTATTGCCCAGAAAATCAAGGAATATCAGGCGAAGAAACCCGATGCCGACATTATCCGTCTGGGTATTGGCGACGTGACCACGCCCTTGATTCCGGAAGTCATCAAGGCCATGCACAAGGCCGTGGATGAAATGGCAGAAAAGGGGACCTTCCGCGGTTACGGCCCCGAACAGGGCTACGATTTCGTGCGCGAGTCGATTGTCCGTGGCGAATACACCGCCCGTGGCATCGAAATGGACCCGGACGATATCTTCGTTAGTGACGGCTCCAAGTGCGATGTGGCGAACATTCAAGAGCTTTTTACAGAAAATGTAAAGATTGCGATTCCGGACCCGGTTTATCCGGTCTATTTGGACTCCAATGTGATGGCAGGCCGTGCTGGCGTGTTGCAGAGTGACGGACATTTTTCTAAGGTGACATACCTTGCTTCGACCGCCGAGAATAATTTCCAGCCGGATTTGCCTAAGGAACCGGTGCAGCTGATTTACCTTTGCAGCCCGAATAACCCGACCGGTACGGTGCTCAGCCGCGAAACCTTGCAGAAGTTCGTGAACTACGCCAACGAAAACGGAGCCTTGATCCTGTTCGACGGAGCCTACAACTGCTACATCCAGGACGAAACGCTGCCGCATTCCATTTTCGAAATTCCGGGTGCACGCACTTGCGCCATTGAATTCCGCAGCTTTAGTAAGACCGCCGGCTTTACGGGCGTGCGTTGCGCCTACACGGTGATCCCGCACGAACTTTCGAAACTCCGTGCCATGTGGAACCGTCGCCAGTGCACCAAGTTTAACGGCGTGAGCTACGTGACGCAACGTGCCGCCGAGGCCATTTACAGTCCGATTGGCTGGCAACAGACCAAGGATGTGATTGCCGGTTACATGAAGACGGCGAAGGTCATTCGTCAGGAACTTTCTGCCGCCGGTTACACGGTGTTCGGTGGTGAACATGCCCCGTACATCTGGTGGAAAATCGCAGATGGCGAAAAATCCTTCGATTTCTTTGACCGCCTGCTTGCTACCTGCGAAGTCGTGGGTACACCGGGCAGTGGCTTTGGCCCCTGCGGCGAAGGATACTTCCGCCTGACCGCCTTTGGTGACTATGAACGCACCTGCGAAGCCCTCAAGAGAATCAGGGAAAGACTCTAA
- a CDS encoding sigma 54-interacting transcriptional regulator, translating into MSMPSSIGPEISVIQKISVAIIHERNVEKLLENVLGILESELGMLRGTFALLFGDTLKIEASRGLDESEKQRGSYRMGEGITGHVAERGISHVIPDLRKDSRFLNRTGSRHYENQVAFICVPLIHDGQVIGTLSIDRPVDGSTDLDRDVALLEIIANITGDAANECIELHGEREAMLEENRKLRDMLSNNPGELVGNCREMRQVYEQVRQVAPSDATVLIRGGSGTGKEMIARAIVNLSERKDKPFIILNCAALPENLVESELFGHEKGAFTGALNRRIGRAEAANGGTLFLDEIGDLTMQTQVKLLRFLQERTFSRVGSNEELHSDVRFLAATSRNLEELIAQGKFREDLFYRLNIFPITMPDLAKRKSDIILLAEHFIEKMNLRYGKKVARLSTTAINLLMSYHWPGNVRELENCMERGVLTASDDCIHSYNLPPSLQTSLSVGTTGTPSDKIAPLEVMMDNYEREIITEAIKRNDGNISAAGRDLGVSPRMMNYRMNKLGIKSGH; encoded by the coding sequence ATGTCCATGCCTTCTTCTATCGGTCCAGAGATTTCGGTCATTCAAAAGATCAGCGTTGCGATTATCCACGAACGCAATGTTGAAAAATTGCTCGAAAATGTTCTGGGCATCTTGGAGTCCGAACTTGGTATGCTGCGCGGAACTTTCGCGTTGCTCTTTGGCGACACCCTGAAAATCGAGGCGTCACGTGGGCTTGACGAATCAGAAAAACAGCGCGGCTCTTACCGAATGGGTGAGGGCATTACGGGACATGTGGCTGAACGTGGTATCAGTCACGTTATTCCTGATTTGCGCAAGGATTCTCGCTTCTTGAACCGCACCGGGAGCCGCCATTATGAAAATCAGGTGGCATTCATTTGCGTGCCGCTGATTCATGACGGTCAAGTCATCGGAACCCTTTCGATTGACCGCCCCGTAGACGGTTCTACTGATTTGGACCGCGACGTGGCCTTGCTCGAAATTATCGCGAACATCACGGGTGATGCCGCAAACGAATGCATTGAACTTCACGGTGAACGCGAGGCGATGCTCGAAGAAAACCGCAAGCTCCGCGACATGCTTTCGAATAACCCCGGCGAACTGGTGGGTAACTGCCGCGAAATGCGTCAGGTGTACGAACAGGTGCGTCAGGTTGCCCCGAGCGATGCGACGGTCCTTATCCGCGGCGGTAGCGGTACGGGTAAGGAAATGATTGCCCGTGCGATTGTGAATCTGTCCGAAAGAAAGGATAAGCCGTTCATTATCCTCAACTGTGCGGCTCTTCCTGAAAACTTGGTCGAAAGTGAACTCTTCGGTCATGAAAAGGGAGCCTTTACGGGAGCCTTGAACCGCCGTATCGGGCGTGCTGAGGCTGCTAATGGGGGAACGCTTTTCCTCGACGAAATCGGTGACCTCACCATGCAGACGCAGGTCAAGCTCTTGCGTTTCTTGCAGGAACGTACCTTTAGCCGCGTGGGTAGCAACGAAGAATTGCATTCCGACGTACGATTCCTAGCGGCCACTAGCCGAAACCTGGAAGAACTCATTGCGCAGGGCAAGTTCCGCGAAGACTTGTTCTACCGTTTGAATATTTTCCCGATAACGATGCCTGACCTTGCAAAACGTAAGTCCGACATCATCCTGCTTGCAGAACACTTTATCGAGAAGATGAACCTGCGCTACGGCAAGAAAGTCGCACGCCTTTCAACAACGGCGATCAACCTGCTCATGAGCTACCATTGGCCGGGTAACGTGCGTGAACTTGAAAACTGTATGGAACGCGGTGTTCTGACGGCAAGCGATGACTGTATCCACAGCTATAATTTGCCGCCTTCGCTGCAGACGAGCTTGAGTGTCGGAACCACGGGTACTCCCAGCGATAAGATTGCGCCTCTCGAAGTGATGATGGACAACTACGAACGTGAAATCATTACTGAGGCTATCAAGCGAAATGACGGGAATATCTCGGCGGCCGGTCGCGACCTGGGCGTGTCTCCGCGCATGATGAATTACCGCATGAACAAGCTCGGAATCAAGTCCGGACACTAG
- a CDS encoding ATPase → MAEDLQYLMERIQKDAVDKAENEAAAIIAKAKEKAADIVKAAEAEASAKLEKADKDAEAFTERSERTLEQSARDLLLSVGKNLEKMIMDLLNLQVEKSLDESTVKSMLLTLAKNYSSDIEVDFSEADAKKLTSFVMGEFAKQLSAGVKVESDKGVKFGFRVKLDGGKVTHEFTEAAMADALSALLRPQLSRVVNAAAQAK, encoded by the coding sequence ATGGCAGAAGACTTGCAATACCTTATGGAACGCATCCAGAAAGATGCTGTCGATAAAGCAGAAAACGAGGCGGCGGCGATCATTGCCAAGGCCAAGGAAAAGGCGGCCGATATCGTGAAGGCGGCTGAAGCCGAAGCGAGCGCAAAGCTCGAAAAGGCCGACAAGGATGCCGAAGCGTTTACGGAACGCAGCGAACGCACTCTGGAACAGTCTGCCCGCGACCTCCTGCTTTCGGTAGGCAAGAACCTCGAAAAGATGATTATGGATTTGCTGAACCTCCAGGTGGAAAAGTCCCTGGACGAATCCACCGTGAAGTCCATGCTTTTGACCCTTGCTAAGAACTATTCTTCTGACATTGAAGTGGATTTCTCCGAAGCCGATGCTAAGAAGCTTACTTCCTTTGTGATGGGCGAATTTGCCAAGCAGCTTTCCGCCGGTGTCAAGGTCGAAAGCGACAAGGGTGTCAAGTTCGGCTTCCGCGTCAAGCTCGACGGTGGCAAGGTCACTCACGAATTTACCGAAGCTGCCATGGCCGATGCTCTCTCGGCCCTGCTCCGTCCGCAACTTTCCCGCGTTGTAAACGCCGCTGCCCAGGCCAAGTAG
- a CDS encoding DUF2764 family protein has translation MSSPSYLMASLPMIEMGDVPPLSMEEFRHRCIGVLSDSEISALDALLDDGECEECDDEFVRAYKAHEIQMKNVSGRLRAAAWGPDVRFTDKSFPGYDVTFAKMIQDAFAKSNPMEKEQDIDKARFWLVDSLAGVGEGTVKHVYAYAIKLKICERWARLTEAAGDSAVLNVINANDPAYASTAEQE, from the coding sequence ATGAGCTCTCCTTCTTACCTGATGGCCTCTCTTCCGATGATTGAGATGGGCGACGTTCCGCCTCTCTCCATGGAAGAGTTCCGTCACCGCTGCATCGGTGTGCTGTCCGATTCGGAAATCTCCGCCTTGGACGCCCTTCTCGATGACGGTGAATGCGAAGAATGTGACGACGAGTTCGTTCGTGCCTACAAGGCCCACGAAATCCAGATGAAGAACGTTTCAGGTAGGCTCCGCGCTGCTGCGTGGGGTCCCGATGTCCGTTTTACGGACAAGTCCTTCCCGGGCTACGATGTCACTTTCGCAAAGATGATTCAGGACGCGTTTGCCAAGTCGAATCCTATGGAAAAAGAGCAGGATATCGACAAGGCCCGTTTCTGGCTTGTGGACTCGCTTGCAGGTGTGGGCGAGGGTACCGTCAAGCATGTTTATGCTTATGCAATTAAGCTGAAGATTTGTGAACGCTGGGCTCGCCTGACCGAAGCTGCAGGTGACAGCGCCGTATTGAATGTTATTAATGCAAACGATCCTGCATACGCCTCTACGGCGGAGCAGGAATGA